From the Streptomyces nigrescens genome, one window contains:
- a CDS encoding GNAT family N-acetyltransferase, with the protein MTEADIEAVSAVRVRGWQTAYRGLMPQAYLDAMSVAADAERRRSRFGRRSPEVSDLVAERDGEVVGWACVGPARDPDIAPGAGELPAPEPAAGELLALYVAPGLIGTGIGRALMAAGTARARAHGFHTLYLWVVRGNTRAQRFYERAGFVPDGAEEAYEVGGSSVPELRYRRPLTPEP; encoded by the coding sequence ATGACCGAAGCGGACATCGAAGCCGTCTCCGCGGTGCGGGTCCGCGGCTGGCAGACGGCCTACCGCGGGCTGATGCCCCAGGCGTATCTGGACGCGATGAGCGTGGCGGCGGATGCCGAGCGACGGCGGTCGCGGTTCGGACGCCGGTCGCCGGAGGTGTCGGACCTGGTGGCCGAGCGGGACGGGGAGGTCGTCGGCTGGGCGTGCGTCGGTCCGGCCCGTGACCCCGATATCGCCCCGGGAGCCGGGGAGTTGCCCGCGCCGGAGCCGGCCGCGGGCGAACTGCTCGCCCTCTACGTGGCGCCCGGCCTGATCGGCACCGGCATCGGACGCGCCCTGATGGCCGCCGGCACCGCCCGCGCCCGGGCGCACGGCTTCCACACGCTGTATCTGTGGGTGGTACGCGGCAACACCCGCGCCCAGCGGTTCTACGAGCGGGCCGGCTTCGTTCCGGACGGTGCCGAGGAGGCGTACGAGGTGGGCGGGAGCAGCGTCCCGGAGCTGCGCTACCGACGCCCGCTGACGCCGGAGCCCTGA
- a CDS encoding MerR family transcriptional regulator, protein MRIGELAQLTGASPRALRNYEREGLITSERAANGYRVYDAHAAVRVRNICHLLAAGLTLADVHCFTPCLDGDMTTAAPSPEGLRIARERLAVIDERIAAQTEARDRLARALESVPPGQA, encoded by the coding sequence GTGCGGATCGGGGAGCTGGCGCAGCTGACGGGGGCGTCGCCGCGCGCACTGCGCAACTACGAACGCGAGGGGCTGATCACCTCGGAGCGGGCGGCGAACGGCTATCGCGTCTACGACGCACACGCGGCCGTACGGGTCCGCAACATCTGCCACCTCCTGGCGGCCGGGCTCACGCTCGCCGACGTCCACTGCTTCACACCCTGTCTGGACGGCGATATGACCACCGCCGCGCCGTCGCCCGAGGGGCTGCGTATCGCCCGCGAGCGGCTCGCGGTCATCGATGAGCGGATCGCCGCCCAGACCGAGGCCCGCGACCGGCTGGCGCGGGCCCTGGAATCGGTGCCGCCCGGCCAGGCCTAG
- the ccrA gene encoding crotonyl-CoA carboxylase/reductase yields MNEILDAILAPDTTSADFAGLTIPESYRAVTVHKDEADMFSGLETKEKDPRKSLHVDEVPVPELGPGEALVAVMASSVNYNSVWTSIFEPMSTFGFLERYGKLSPLTKRHDLPYHVIGSDLAGVVLRTGPGVNAWGPGDEVVAHCLSVELESSDGHNDTMLDPEQRIWGFETNFGGLAEIALVKSNQLMPKPKHLSWEEAASPGLVNSTAYRQLVSQNGAGMKQGDNVLIWGASGGLGSYATQFALAGGANPICVVSSDQKAEICRKMGAEAIIDRNAEGYKFWKDEHTQDPKEWKRFGKRIRELTGGEDVDIVFEHPGRETFGASVYVTRKGGTIVTCASTSGYNHEYDNRYLWMSLKRIVGSHFANYREAWEANRLIAKGKIHPTLSKTYTLEETGQAAYDVHRNLHQGKVGVLALAPEEGMGVRDEEMRAKHLDAINRFRNV; encoded by the coding sequence GTGAACGAAATCCTGGACGCAATCCTCGCGCCTGACACCACCAGCGCCGACTTCGCCGGCCTGACCATCCCCGAGTCCTACCGCGCGGTGACCGTGCACAAGGACGAGGCCGACATGTTCTCCGGCCTGGAGACCAAGGAGAAGGACCCCCGCAAGTCGCTGCACGTCGATGAGGTGCCGGTGCCCGAGCTGGGCCCGGGCGAGGCGCTGGTGGCCGTCATGGCCTCCTCCGTGAACTACAACTCCGTGTGGACCTCGATCTTCGAGCCGATGTCGACGTTCGGGTTCCTGGAGCGCTACGGCAAGCTCTCCCCGCTCACCAAGCGGCACGACCTGCCGTACCACGTCATCGGCTCCGACCTGGCCGGCGTGGTCCTGCGCACCGGCCCCGGTGTCAACGCCTGGGGCCCCGGCGACGAGGTCGTCGCGCACTGCCTCTCCGTCGAGCTGGAGTCCTCCGACGGCCACAACGACACGATGCTCGACCCCGAGCAGCGCATCTGGGGCTTCGAGACCAACTTCGGCGGTCTGGCCGAGATCGCGCTGGTCAAGTCCAACCAGCTGATGCCCAAGCCGAAGCACCTGAGCTGGGAGGAGGCGGCGTCGCCCGGTCTGGTCAACTCGACCGCCTACCGCCAGCTCGTCTCGCAGAACGGCGCCGGGATGAAGCAGGGCGACAACGTCCTGATCTGGGGCGCCAGCGGCGGACTCGGCTCGTACGCCACCCAGTTCGCGCTGGCCGGCGGCGCCAACCCGATCTGTGTGGTCTCCTCCGACCAGAAGGCGGAGATCTGCCGGAAGATGGGCGCCGAGGCGATCATCGACCGCAACGCCGAGGGCTACAAGTTCTGGAAGGACGAGCACACCCAGGACCCCAAGGAGTGGAAGCGCTTCGGCAAGCGCATTCGCGAGCTGACCGGCGGCGAGGACGTGGACATCGTCTTCGAGCACCCCGGCCGGGAGACCTTCGGCGCCTCGGTGTACGTCACACGCAAGGGCGGCACCATCGTCACCTGCGCCTCCACCTCGGGCTACAACCACGAGTACGACAACCGCTACCTGTGGATGTCGCTGAAGCGGATCGTCGGCTCGCACTTCGCCAACTACCGCGAGGCGTGGGAGGCCAACCGCCTGATCGCCAAGGGCAAGATCCACCCGACCCTCTCGAAGACGTACACCCTTGAGGAGACCGGACAGGCGGCGTACGACGTGCACCGCAACCTCCACCAGGGCAAGGTCGGCGTGCTGGCACTGGCCCCCGAGGAGGGGATGGGCGTGCGCGACGAAGAAATGCGCGCCAAGCACCTCGACGCCATCAACCGGTTCCGGAACGTCTGA
- a CDS encoding TetR family transcriptional regulator, producing the protein MSQPARTQPSDPDAATPGTRRAAAQRLKMRRELSAAAMELFATKGYEATTVDEIAAAAGVARRTFFRHFRSKEEAIFPDHDDTLVRAEAVLDAAPPHENPLDTVCRGIKEVMRMYAASPAVSVARYRLTREVPTLREAEIASVARYERLFTRYLLGHFDEGAHREGDDDPLLAEVAASAVVTAHNHVLRRWLRADAQGDVEAQLDHAFAIVRETFGAGIGAGRTSGGETPPASVSREGEVLVAVARTDAPLDEVMRTIRKAIKERK; encoded by the coding sequence ATGTCCCAGCCCGCTCGTACGCAGCCCTCCGACCCCGACGCCGCCACTCCCGGGACCCGCCGGGCGGCCGCGCAACGGCTCAAAATGCGCCGTGAATTGTCGGCTGCGGCGATGGAGCTGTTCGCGACCAAGGGCTATGAGGCGACGACGGTCGATGAGATCGCGGCCGCCGCGGGCGTCGCCCGGCGCACCTTTTTCCGCCACTTCCGCTCCAAGGAAGAGGCGATCTTCCCCGACCACGACGACACCCTGGTCCGCGCGGAGGCCGTCCTGGACGCCGCCCCGCCGCACGAGAACCCGCTCGACACGGTCTGCCGCGGCATCAAGGAGGTCATGCGGATGTACGCGGCCTCCCCGGCCGTGTCGGTGGCCCGTTACCGCCTGACCCGTGAGGTCCCCACGCTGCGCGAGGCCGAGATCGCCTCGGTGGCCCGCTACGAGCGGCTGTTCACCCGCTACCTGCTGGGCCACTTCGACGAGGGCGCACACCGCGAGGGCGATGACGATCCGCTGCTCGCCGAGGTCGCGGCATCCGCCGTGGTCACCGCGCACAACCATGTCCTGCGGCGCTGGCTGCGGGCCGACGCCCAGGGCGATGTCGAGGCACAGCTCGACCATGCCTTCGCGATCGTCCGGGAGACCTTCGGCGCCGGTATCGGCGCGGGCCGCACCAGCGGTGGGGAGACCCCTCCGGCGTCCGTCTCACGGGAGGGCGAGGTGCTGGTCGCGGTGGCCCGTACGGACGCCCCGCTGGACGAGGTCATGCGCACCATCCGCAAGGCGATCAAAGAGCGGAAGTAG
- a CDS encoding SRPBCC family protein, with amino-acid sequence MGQVEAITQREIAADPEDVFDALADYTGTRRQLLPEHFSEYEVREGGDGKGTLVHWKLQATSKRVRDCLLEVDEPTDGQLVEKDRNSSMVTTWVITPAGEGRAKVVVTTTWQGAGGIGGFFERTFAPKGLGRIYDSLLANLAAHVEK; translated from the coding sequence ATGGGGCAGGTCGAGGCCATCACGCAGCGCGAGATCGCGGCGGACCCGGAGGACGTGTTCGACGCGCTCGCCGACTACACCGGCACGCGCCGGCAGCTGCTGCCCGAGCACTTCAGCGAGTACGAGGTCCGCGAGGGCGGCGACGGCAAGGGCACCCTCGTCCACTGGAAGCTCCAGGCCACGAGCAAGCGGGTGCGTGACTGCCTGCTGGAGGTCGACGAGCCGACCGACGGCCAGCTCGTGGAGAAGGACCGCAACTCCTCGATGGTGACCACCTGGGTCATCACCCCGGCCGGTGAAGGGCGCGCCAAGGTCGTCGTCACCACCACCTGGCAGGGCGCCGGCGGTATCGGCGGCTTCTTCGAGAGGACCTTCGCCCCCAAGGGGCTCGGCCGGATCTACGACAGCCTGCTCGCCAACCTCGCCGCCCACGTGGAGAAGTGA
- a CDS encoding 3-hydroxyacyl-CoA dehydrogenase family protein, giving the protein MGTQSTPDLSTQAPSLSLSTVAVIGLGTMGTGIAEVLTRAGREVIGIDTDEAAARHAVSALESATARAVQRERLTERERQDALARFRTFTDLQAAADADLVIEVVPEDYELKRQVFAELDAVVRPDTILATGTNALSVTRLAADSQRPERVLGVHFFNPAPAMKLVEVVSSVLTAPTAVAAVTELARDLGKDPIAVGDRPGFVADGLLFGYLNQAAAMYESKYATREDIDAAMRLGCGLPMGPLALLDLIGVDTARTVLEAMYTESQDRLHAPAPILGQLAEAGLTGRKAGRGFYTYEAPGSATVVPDAESPASADELAAGRTVTGVGVAGSGTMASGIAEVFAKAGYKVVLAARSLEKAEKAKARIAKSLGRSVDKGRMSAETRDAALAAITPAGSLDAFADVDLAVEAVAEDLAVKQELFRTLDKVCKPGAVLATTTSSLPVVACARATSRPQDVIGMHFFNPAPAMKLVEVVRTVLTADDVHATVRSVCTKVRKHPVDCGDRAGFIVNALLFPYLNNAIKMVEEHYATLDDIDAAMKLGGGYPMGPFELLDVVGLDVSLAIEKVLHAEFRDPGLAPSPLLEHLVAAGCLGRKTGRGFREYARR; this is encoded by the coding sequence ATGGGCACTCAGTCCACCCCTGATCTCTCAACTCAAGCCCCCTCACTGTCCCTTTCCACCGTGGCCGTCATCGGCCTGGGCACCATGGGCACCGGTATCGCCGAGGTGCTGACCCGGGCCGGCCGTGAGGTCATCGGTATCGACACCGACGAAGCCGCGGCCCGCCACGCCGTCTCCGCCCTCGAATCCGCCACCGCCCGCGCCGTGCAGCGCGAGCGGCTCACGGAGCGCGAGCGCCAGGACGCCCTGGCCCGGTTCCGTACCTTCACCGATCTGCAGGCCGCCGCGGACGCCGATCTCGTCATCGAGGTGGTGCCCGAGGACTACGAGCTCAAGCGGCAGGTCTTCGCCGAGCTGGACGCGGTGGTCCGGCCGGACACCATCCTGGCCACCGGCACCAACGCCCTGTCCGTGACCCGGCTGGCCGCCGATTCGCAGCGCCCCGAGCGGGTGCTCGGCGTGCACTTCTTCAACCCCGCGCCGGCCATGAAGCTGGTCGAGGTGGTCTCCTCGGTGCTGACCGCGCCGACCGCGGTCGCGGCCGTCACCGAGCTCGCCCGCGACCTGGGCAAGGACCCGATCGCGGTGGGTGACCGCCCCGGCTTCGTCGCGGACGGCCTGCTGTTCGGCTATCTGAACCAGGCCGCGGCGATGTACGAGTCCAAGTACGCCACCCGCGAGGACATCGACGCCGCGATGCGGCTCGGCTGCGGTCTGCCCATGGGCCCGCTGGCGCTGCTCGACCTGATCGGCGTGGACACCGCCCGTACGGTCCTGGAGGCGATGTACACCGAGTCCCAGGACCGCCTGCACGCCCCCGCGCCGATCCTGGGCCAGCTGGCCGAGGCGGGGCTGACCGGCCGGAAGGCGGGCCGCGGTTTCTACACGTATGAGGCTCCCGGAAGCGCCACGGTCGTGCCGGACGCGGAGAGCCCGGCGTCCGCCGACGAGCTCGCCGCCGGGCGTACGGTCACCGGCGTCGGTGTGGCCGGTTCCGGGACGATGGCGAGCGGTATCGCCGAGGTCTTCGCCAAGGCGGGCTACAAGGTCGTGCTGGCGGCCCGCAGCCTGGAGAAGGCCGAGAAGGCGAAGGCCAGGATCGCCAAGTCGCTGGGCCGCTCGGTGGACAAGGGCCGGATGAGCGCCGAGACCCGGGACGCCGCGCTGGCCGCGATCACCCCGGCCGGGTCGCTCGACGCGTTCGCCGATGTGGACCTCGCGGTCGAGGCGGTGGCCGAGGATCTGGCGGTCAAGCAGGAGCTGTTCAGGACGCTGGACAAGGTCTGCAAGCCGGGCGCCGTCCTGGCCACCACCACCTCGTCGCTGCCGGTCGTGGCCTGCGCCCGCGCCACCTCGCGCCCGCAGGACGTCATCGGGATGCACTTCTTCAACCCGGCGCCCGCCATGAAGCTGGTCGAGGTGGTCCGTACGGTCCTGACGGCCGACGACGTCCACGCCACCGTGCGGTCGGTCTGCACCAAGGTCCGCAAGCACCCCGTGGACTGCGGCGACCGGGCCGGCTTCATCGTGAACGCGCTGCTGTTCCCGTACTTGAACAACGCGATCAAGATGGTCGAGGAGCACTACGCAACCCTGGACGACATCGACGCCGCCATGAAGCTCGGCGGCGGCTACCCGATGGGCCCGTTCGAACTCCTCGACGTGGTCGGCCTGGACGTGTCACTGGCCATCGAGAAGGTGCTGCACGCGGAGTTCCGCGACCCCGGGCTGGCCCCGTCGCCGCTGCTGGAGCACCTCGTCGCCGCGGGCTGCCTCGGCCGCAAGACGGGCCGCGGCTTCCGTGAGTACGCCCGGCGCTGA
- a CDS encoding Rv2578c family radical SAM protein produces the protein MRWDNLGESPSALFGTDVVSRTIDSPDFRGITFHEVRARSIVNRVPGASRMPFEWTVNPYRGCSHACVYCFARKTHSYLDLDTGQGFDSQIVVKVNAPELLRRELSGRRWRGDHIAMGTNVDCYQRAEGRYRLMPGIIAALRDHANPFSILTKGTLILRDLPLLQQAAEVTDVGISVSVGFLDRELWRTVEPGTPAPDRRLDVVRTLTAHGIPCGVLMAPVIPFLGDAPEQLRATVRAIAEAGAGSVTPLVLHLRPGAREWFMAWLGQHHPHLVRRYTTMYADGAYAPTWYQRRITRQVHEFAAEYGIGPARPGEARRIPPPDTAPGPAGNLGDQASDRPAEPTQLTLI, from the coding sequence ATGCGCTGGGACAATCTCGGCGAAAGCCCGTCCGCGCTGTTCGGCACGGATGTCGTCAGCCGGACGATCGACAGCCCCGACTTCCGCGGGATCACCTTCCACGAGGTGCGCGCCCGCTCGATCGTGAACCGTGTCCCGGGCGCCTCCCGGATGCCGTTCGAATGGACCGTGAACCCCTACCGCGGCTGCAGCCACGCCTGCGTCTACTGCTTCGCCCGCAAGACGCACAGCTACCTCGACCTCGATACCGGGCAGGGCTTCGACTCGCAGATCGTGGTGAAGGTCAACGCCCCCGAGCTGCTGCGCCGCGAGCTGTCCGGGCGCCGCTGGCGCGGCGACCACATAGCGATGGGCACCAACGTCGACTGCTATCAGCGCGCCGAGGGCCGCTACCGCCTGATGCCCGGCATCATCGCCGCACTGCGCGATCACGCGAACCCGTTCTCGATCCTCACCAAGGGCACGCTCATCCTGCGCGATCTGCCGCTGCTGCAGCAGGCCGCCGAGGTCACCGACGTCGGCATCTCGGTCTCCGTCGGCTTCCTGGACCGCGAGCTGTGGCGCACGGTCGAGCCCGGTACCCCCGCCCCGGACCGCCGGCTGGACGTGGTGCGGACGCTCACCGCGCACGGCATCCCCTGCGGTGTGCTGATGGCGCCGGTGATCCCGTTCCTCGGGGACGCACCGGAGCAGCTGCGGGCCACGGTCCGGGCCATCGCGGAGGCCGGCGCCGGTTCCGTCACCCCGCTGGTGCTGCATCTGCGGCCCGGCGCCCGCGAGTGGTTCATGGCGTGGCTGGGGCAGCACCATCCGCATCTGGTACGGCGTTACACGACGATGTACGCGGACGGCGCCTACGCCCCCACGTGGTACCAGCGCCGGATCACCCGCCAGGTCCATGAATTCGCCGCGGAGTACGGCATCGGGCCCGCCCGGCCCGGCGAGGCCCGCCGCATCCCGCCACCGGACACCGCTCCCGGACCGGCCGGCAACCTTGGCGACCAGGCCTCCGACCGCCCTGCGGAACCGACCCAGTTGACCCTGATCTGA
- a CDS encoding MFS transporter, which translates to MAPATAVPIAPAPAIAPAPTPTPAPVASGEPEEPGHPGAPAPLGPRRLRPVVAGLMLTLLLAALGQTIIVTALPEIAGELHGPGAMSWVVTSYLLASVIGLPLYGKLGDLFGRKPVFLFALLVFTVGSALAGWSRTMDELVVFRAVQGVGGGGLIIGVQAIIADVVPPRARGRYTGLLGAVFGLGFVAGPLIGGFCADHASWRWCFSLNVPLGVLTFLVIACVLKLPRPTRRAKPDLAGALLLAAFSICLVLLASWGGTTYAWDSRVVLGLAAGALGTALLFLAVEYFATEPLIPLRLFRDSVFHVTGLTGAAVGLALFGAVSYLPAFLQRADGATATESGLLMLPLTGGLVIASLVSGCLISRTGRHKVFPVLGCVPAAVGMWLLSRCQQDTAWEVYSLGTALLGLGIGFVLPVLVLAVRHSVRTPDPGAATGATHCVRQIGGSVGAALFAILLADRLARRLGDRLPGSARLPAPESLTPRLVRALPAALRDSPVAAYADAMPRIFLFLVPVLVLSLVLAFFLKGKPLVSHASPAPQAAPSPQMPYGDPADPAAVPQARAAADTNAVNSHGPGSPYTRAHRHTTTGHTAVMAGVPVCGTVQHHDGSIVPRAALTLIDVAGRQIGRGATGEDGRYALSTPGAGSYVLIASAGGHQPQAVTVTVGERPVELDVVLGGAGRLAGTVTTADGTPVRDAMVTLTDVRGEVVATTRSGREGGYVIGELVAGEYTLASSAPAFRPAALPVTVQASRETRQDIELAGGAVLRGTVRAGGGRPVEDARVTLLDAAGNVVDTATTGPDGLFRFVDLSAGEYTVIAAGYPPVATVLQVAGGGRTERDLQLGHED; encoded by the coding sequence ATGGCTCCGGCAACGGCAGTGCCAATTGCTCCGGCACCGGCAATTGCTCCGGCACCGACCCCGACCCCGGCTCCGGTCGCGAGCGGCGAACCCGAGGAGCCCGGCCACCCCGGTGCACCGGCGCCGCTCGGCCCCCGCCGTCTCCGGCCGGTCGTCGCCGGCCTGATGCTGACGCTGCTGCTCGCCGCCCTCGGCCAGACCATCATCGTCACCGCGCTCCCGGAGATCGCCGGTGAGCTGCACGGTCCGGGCGCGATGTCCTGGGTGGTGACGTCCTACCTGCTCGCCTCGGTCATCGGACTGCCCCTCTACGGGAAGCTCGGCGATCTCTTCGGCCGTAAGCCCGTCTTCCTCTTCGCCCTCCTCGTCTTCACCGTCGGCTCGGCGCTGGCCGGCTGGTCGCGGACCATGGACGAACTGGTCGTCTTCCGGGCGGTCCAGGGCGTCGGCGGCGGCGGGCTGATCATCGGCGTCCAGGCGATCATCGCCGATGTCGTACCGCCCCGGGCCCGCGGCCGCTACACGGGTCTGCTCGGCGCCGTCTTCGGCCTCGGCTTCGTGGCCGGACCGCTGATCGGCGGCTTCTGCGCCGACCATGCCTCCTGGCGCTGGTGCTTCTCCCTCAACGTTCCGTTGGGTGTGCTGACGTTCCTGGTCATCGCCTGCGTGCTGAAGCTGCCCCGCCCCACGAGGCGCGCCAAGCCGGACCTCGCCGGGGCGCTGCTGCTCGCCGCGTTCTCCATCTGCCTGGTCCTGCTGGCCAGTTGGGGCGGCACCACCTACGCCTGGGACTCGCGGGTCGTCCTCGGCCTCGCCGCCGGTGCGCTCGGCACCGCCCTGCTGTTCCTCGCGGTCGAGTACTTCGCTACCGAACCGCTGATCCCGCTGCGGCTGTTCCGCGACTCGGTCTTCCACGTCACCGGTCTGACCGGCGCCGCCGTCGGCCTCGCGCTCTTCGGCGCCGTCAGCTATCTGCCGGCCTTCCTGCAGAGGGCCGACGGCGCCACGGCCACCGAGTCCGGGCTGCTGATGCTGCCCCTGACGGGCGGCCTCGTCATCGCCTCCCTAGTCTCCGGCTGCCTCATCAGCCGCACCGGCCGCCACAAGGTCTTCCCCGTCCTGGGGTGTGTGCCGGCCGCGGTGGGGATGTGGCTGCTGTCGCGGTGCCAGCAGGACACCGCGTGGGAGGTCTACAGCCTCGGGACGGCCCTGCTCGGCCTCGGGATCGGCTTCGTCCTGCCGGTGCTGGTGCTCGCCGTGCGGCACTCCGTACGCACCCCCGACCCCGGCGCCGCGACCGGCGCCACCCACTGCGTCCGGCAGATCGGCGGCAGCGTCGGCGCGGCCCTCTTCGCCATCCTCCTCGCCGACCGGCTGGCCCGCCGGCTCGGCGACCGGCTGCCCGGGTCGGCGCGGCTGCCCGCTCCGGAGTCGCTCACCCCGCGACTGGTACGGGCGCTGCCCGCCGCGCTGCGCGACAGCCCTGTCGCCGCGTACGCGGACGCCATGCCGCGGATCTTCCTTTTTCTCGTGCCGGTGCTCGTCCTGAGCCTTGTGCTCGCCTTCTTCCTGAAAGGGAAACCCCTGGTGTCCCACGCCTCTCCTGCCCCGCAGGCCGCCCCGTCCCCGCAGATGCCGTACGGCGACCCGGCCGACCCCGCCGCCGTACCGCAGGCCCGTGCCGCGGCGGACACAAACGCCGTCAACTCCCATGGCCCCGGCTCCCCTTACACCCGCGCACACCGCCACACCACCACCGGACACACCGCCGTCATGGCCGGCGTCCCGGTCTGCGGCACCGTCCAGCACCACGACGGCAGCATCGTGCCGCGCGCCGCGCTCACCCTCATCGATGTCGCCGGCCGGCAGATCGGCCGCGGCGCCACCGGAGAGGACGGACGGTATGCGCTGAGCACACCGGGCGCCGGCTCGTATGTGCTGATCGCGTCGGCGGGCGGCCACCAGCCGCAGGCGGTGACCGTCACGGTCGGCGAACGGCCGGTCGAGCTGGATGTCGTGCTCGGCGGCGCCGGGCGGCTCGCGGGCACCGTCACCACCGCCGACGGCACGCCCGTACGCGATGCCATGGTCACCCTCACCGATGTACGCGGCGAGGTCGTCGCCACCACCCGCAGCGGACGCGAAGGCGGCTATGTCATCGGGGAGTTGGTGGCCGGCGAGTACACCCTGGCCTCCAGCGCCCCGGCGTTCCGCCCCGCCGCGCTGCCGGTGACCGTCCAGGCCTCCCGGGAGACCCGCCAGGACATCGAGCTCGCCGGTGGCGCGGTGCTGCGCGGGACCGTACGGGCCGGCGGTGGCCGCCCCGTCGAGGACGCCAGGGTCACTCTGCTCGACGCCGCCGGCAATGTCGTCGACACGGCGACCACCGGGCCCGACGGGCTCTTCCGCTTCGTGGATCTGTCGGCCGGCGAGTACACCGTCATCGCCGCCGGATACCCGCCGGTGGCCACCGTCCTCCAGGTGGCCGGCGGCGGCCGCACCGAACGCGACCTCCAGCTGGGGCACGAGGACTGA
- a CDS encoding SDR family NAD(P)-dependent oxidoreductase, translating into MEQARNSGPSAPGTHRRVVLVTGAGTGIGRATAHAFAAEGARVLAVGRRPGPLAETAAGAGTGDGEIVPYAADITADGAPEELVGHAVETYGRLDVLVNNAAVVGSGALGSFTKEGVAPLLATNLVAPVLMTQAAVPHLERTGGVVVNISTSVGQRGWPGNSVYAATKTGLELLTRSWAVELAPRGVRVVAVAPGAIETPIARHQGWSPEQRAAVREWQIAHTPLGRVGRPEEVAWAVTRLAAPSASFVTGVVLPVDGGAVVG; encoded by the coding sequence ATGGAACAGGCAAGGAACTCCGGGCCGTCCGCGCCCGGAACGCATCGCAGGGTCGTGCTCGTCACCGGCGCCGGCACCGGGATCGGGCGCGCCACGGCCCACGCCTTCGCGGCGGAAGGGGCACGGGTACTGGCGGTGGGCCGCCGGCCCGGACCGCTGGCGGAGACGGCGGCGGGGGCCGGCACCGGGGACGGCGAGATCGTGCCGTACGCCGCCGACATCACCGCGGACGGGGCGCCCGAGGAACTCGTCGGCCACGCGGTCGAGACCTACGGCCGGCTGGATGTGCTGGTCAACAATGCCGCGGTGGTGGGCAGCGGGGCGCTCGGCAGCTTCACCAAGGAAGGGGTGGCCCCGCTGCTGGCGACGAACCTCGTCGCGCCGGTACTGATGACCCAGGCGGCCGTCCCCCACCTGGAGCGGACCGGCGGGGTGGTGGTCAACATCAGCACCTCGGTCGGCCAGCGGGGCTGGCCGGGCAACTCGGTCTACGCCGCGACGAAGACCGGACTCGAACTCCTCACCCGTAGCTGGGCGGTGGAGCTGGCACCGCGCGGTGTACGGGTCGTCGCGGTCGCGCCCGGGGCGATCGAGACCCCGATCGCACGGCACCAAGGGTGGTCCCCGGAGCAGCGGGCGGCCGTACGGGAGTGGCAGATCGCGCACACCCCTCTGGGGCGGGTGGGCCGCCCCGAGGAGGTGGCCTGGGCCGTCACCCGGCTCGCCGCGCCGTCCGCGTCCTTCGTGACCGGGGTGGTCCTCCCGGTCGACGGGGGAGCGGTGGTCGGCTGA